Proteins from one Mucilaginibacter jinjuensis genomic window:
- a CDS encoding amidohydrolase yields MENLKITIFQGHLFWENIDKNLQNISLRLAGIREKTDLIILPEMFSTGYSMNAEKLAEPMYGKSMQWMQETAQKFGAVVTGSLIIEEAGHYYNRLIWMRPDGTYAQYDKRHLFTMAKEEDTYTAGTEKLIVELNGWKICPVICYDLRFPVWLRNVNAEYDLLIVVANWPEKRSLHWRTLIPARAIENLAYVIGVNRVGHDGNEVYHSGDSECIDPAGNVVYYKRDEEDVYTFSILKEEVIKARRYFPFLKDADVFTIPE; encoded by the coding sequence ATGGAGAACCTTAAAATTACCATTTTTCAAGGACACCTTTTTTGGGAGAACATTGATAAAAACTTACAAAATATATCATTGCGCTTAGCGGGTATTCGTGAAAAAACGGATTTAATTATTCTGCCCGAAATGTTTAGTACCGGCTATTCAATGAACGCCGAAAAACTGGCCGAGCCAATGTACGGCAAGTCGATGCAGTGGATGCAGGAGACTGCCCAGAAGTTTGGCGCAGTAGTTACCGGCAGCCTGATTATAGAGGAAGCCGGCCATTATTATAACCGCCTCATCTGGATGCGCCCCGATGGCACTTATGCCCAATATGATAAACGCCACCTGTTTACCATGGCCAAAGAAGAAGATACTTACACGGCCGGAACAGAGAAATTAATTGTAGAATTAAACGGCTGGAAAATTTGCCCGGTAATATGCTACGATCTACGTTTCCCGGTATGGCTGCGTAATGTTAATGCCGAATACGACCTGCTGATTGTGGTAGCCAACTGGCCCGAAAAACGATCGTTACACTGGCGCACATTAATACCTGCGCGAGCTATTGAAAACCTTGCGTACGTTATTGGTGTTAACCGTGTGGGGCACGATGGTAACGAGGTTTACCATTCGGGCGATTCGGAATGTATTGACCCGGCCGGTAACGTTGTTTACTATAAACGGGACGAAGAAGATGTTTACACTTTCTCGATACTGAAAGAAGAAGTTATTAAAGCACGGCGTTATTTCCCTTTTTTAAAGGATGCCGACGTGTTTACTATACCGGAATGA
- a CDS encoding phosphatidylglycerol lysyltransferase domain-containing protein, translating to MKSYQIHLKNKNFYFKEILGFLFLLFAVYFIRHQSAELKSTGSVLRGSKAVWIIIGICLTLLYIATQAYMYVYSFRTVGARIKLWDGIKLFLKRNFISVFLPGGGVTSLAFFTKEIEQKNVSKSRINFASYIYGFVGIFTVFLVAIPVMLWLMLTNQQFVGEMWAFGSVGLLIIVLLWATFSLLKRGIVFRLIIRISPEIELIWNEIMADKFSYKAFIQTVLISLLIEFMGIAHLLIAMAAIGKVPSFEAAAVGYIIATLFLIISPFLRGMGAIELSLTLFLKHYGGFSTTEAAAITLLYRLFEFWLPLVAGIFSFIFNKGNLILRIFPAILLFGLGMVNIISVSTPAIKSRVKLLSEFLPVQAIYFSNFLVIIIGILLIVTSAFLIRGLRNAWYFALALCVFSLIGHITKAFDYEESLVALFVLIALLLTQKQYYIRTNRNLQSLSLGAALWIFAAVTIYGIVGFYYLDKKHFDIDFSLVAAIRSTFDNFILLNSGGIVPHTRFAHTFLYSINVFGVVAIGLVFYAFIKPYFLEREIDETELHDANNLLEKYGNSPVDYFKTYADKLFFFSEAHEGFLAYRVANNFAIVLEEPVCEDNVSTKSDILREFERFCQHQGIKPAYYRVDGISLDLFGYLGKKWMVIGQEAILDLNTFTLEGKDRKSMRNAVNSMQKKGFITKIYEAPIKEGLLQKLKLVSDEWLRTMDREELVFSQGMFDWDQLKNQPIITLENEDEKVLAFLNVIPDYAAGEATYDLIRKTADAPGGNMDVLIIELINYCKGKGYQYLNMGLAPMSGIEKAQDLPERTIKFAYEKIQQFRHYRGLRDFKEKFDPLWRNKYLVYENTYDLLQLPMAISKVMKP from the coding sequence ATGAAGAGCTATCAGATACATCTAAAAAACAAGAACTTTTACTTTAAAGAAATTTTAGGGTTTCTGTTCCTGCTGTTTGCCGTTTATTTTATCCGCCACCAATCAGCCGAACTAAAGAGTACCGGCAGTGTGCTCCGCGGTTCAAAAGCAGTTTGGATCATCATCGGCATTTGCCTTACCCTCTTATACATAGCCACCCAGGCTTACATGTATGTGTACAGTTTCCGTACGGTTGGTGCACGCATAAAACTCTGGGATGGCATCAAGCTTTTTCTGAAACGCAACTTCATCAGCGTTTTTTTGCCCGGCGGTGGTGTCACTTCCCTGGCATTTTTCACTAAGGAAATTGAGCAAAAAAATGTCTCTAAAAGCCGCATCAATTTTGCCTCTTATATCTATGGTTTTGTAGGCATCTTCACCGTGTTTTTGGTGGCCATCCCGGTGATGCTTTGGCTGATGCTCACCAACCAGCAGTTTGTGGGCGAAATGTGGGCCTTCGGTAGTGTCGGACTGCTCATTATTGTGCTATTATGGGCTACTTTTTCATTACTTAAAAGAGGAATAGTTTTTAGGCTGATTATTCGCATAAGTCCGGAGATTGAGTTGATTTGGAACGAGATTATGGCCGATAAATTCTCTTACAAAGCCTTCATCCAAACAGTACTGATTTCGTTACTGATCGAGTTTATGGGGATAGCTCATTTACTCATCGCAATGGCCGCCATAGGTAAAGTTCCATCATTCGAGGCGGCAGCTGTGGGGTACATTATCGCCACGCTGTTCCTCATCATCTCTCCGTTTTTGCGGGGCATGGGTGCGATAGAATTGTCACTCACTTTGTTCCTGAAACATTACGGTGGCTTCAGCACAACAGAGGCTGCGGCCATTACCCTGCTCTATCGCTTGTTCGAGTTTTGGTTACCGCTGGTTGCCGGGATATTTAGCTTTATATTTAATAAAGGCAATCTTATCTTAAGAATTTTTCCTGCCATATTGCTGTTTGGTTTGGGGATGGTTAATATCATTTCGGTATCAACGCCAGCCATTAAATCGAGGGTGAAGTTGTTGAGTGAATTCCTGCCTGTACAAGCAATTTATTTCTCCAATTTCCTGGTTATCATTATTGGTATATTACTGATTGTAACATCGGCTTTCCTCATCAGAGGACTGCGCAATGCCTGGTATTTTGCATTAGCTTTATGTGTATTTTCCTTAATCGGACACATTACCAAGGCTTTTGATTATGAGGAATCGTTGGTTGCGCTATTTGTATTGATTGCGCTTTTACTTACCCAGAAGCAATATTATATCCGTACCAACCGCAACCTGCAAAGCCTTAGCCTGGGTGCTGCCTTGTGGATTTTTGCAGCTGTAACTATATACGGCATTGTAGGTTTTTATTATCTGGATAAAAAACATTTCGATATTGATTTCTCGCTTGTAGCTGCTATACGCAGCACTTTCGATAATTTCATTCTGCTTAACTCGGGTGGCATTGTTCCGCATACCCGGTTCGCGCATACTTTCCTTTATTCTATCAATGTTTTTGGGGTTGTAGCTATTGGGTTAGTCTTTTATGCGTTTATCAAACCTTATTTTCTGGAGCGTGAGATAGACGAAACCGAGCTTCACGATGCTAATAATCTCTTAGAAAAGTATGGCAACTCTCCTGTCGATTACTTTAAAACTTATGCCGATAAGCTCTTCTTCTTTTCCGAAGCGCATGAAGGTTTTCTGGCTTATCGCGTAGCTAATAACTTCGCTATTGTACTGGAGGAGCCGGTTTGCGAGGATAACGTGAGCACCAAATCTGATATTTTGCGTGAATTCGAGCGTTTTTGTCAGCACCAGGGAATTAAACCGGCTTATTACCGTGTGGATGGCATCAGCCTCGATTTGTTTGGCTATCTGGGTAAAAAGTGGATGGTGATTGGCCAGGAAGCGATACTGGATTTGAATACTTTCACGCTTGAAGGTAAAGATCGTAAATCAATGCGTAACGCGGTTAACAGTATGCAGAAAAAAGGCTTCATCACCAAAATATATGAAGCGCCAATTAAAGAGGGGTTACTGCAAAAACTAAAACTGGTAAGCGACGAATGGCTCCGCACTATGGACCGCGAAGAGCTTGTATTCTCACAAGGTATGTTTGATTGGGATCAGTTGAAGAATCAACCTATTATTACTTTAGAAAACGAGGATGAAAAGGTATTGGCTTTCCTGAACGTAATCCCCGATTATGCCGCCGGTGAAGCCACTTACGATCTAATCCGTAAAACGGCTGATGCACCGGGTGGTAATATGGATGTACTGATTATCGAGCTGATTAACTATTGCAAAGGCAAAGGCTACCAGTATTTGAATATGGGCCTCGCTCCTATGTCGGGTATCGAAAAGGCACAAGATCTGCCCGAGCGTACCATCAAGTTTGCTTATGAGAAGATCCAGCAGTTTAGGCATTATCGTGGGTTGAGGGATTTTAAAGAGAAGTTCGATCCGCTGTGGCGCAATAAATATCTGGTTTATGAGAATACTTATGATTTATTGCAATTGCCTATGGCGATATCGAAAGTTATGAAACCATAG